The following proteins come from a genomic window of Nicotiana tomentosiformis chromosome 12, ASM39032v3, whole genome shotgun sequence:
- the LOC104107220 gene encoding cytosolic Fe-S cluster assembly factor NBP35-like: MATVKQKILVLSGKGGVGKSTFSAQLAFALAAMDFQVGLLDIDICGLEGQEIHQSNIGWSPVYVESNLGVMSIGFMLPNPDEAVIWRGPRKNGLIKQFLKEVYWGELDFLVVDAPPGTSDEHISIVQFLQATGIDGAVIVTTPQQVSLIGVRKEVSFCKKVGVEVLGVVENMSGLSQPLTEFKFMRMTEAGEQKDMTEWAMAYMREKAPQMLNLVTFSEVFDSSGGGAAKMYGDMGVPFLGKVPPDPQLCKAAEEGRSCFSDD; the protein is encoded by the coding sequence ATGGCAACTGTGAAGCAGAAAATACTGGTTTTATCTGGCAAAGGCGGAGTTGGTAAGAGTACATTCTCAGCTCAACTTGCTTTTGCATTGGCAGCTATGGATTTTCAAGTAGGTCTCCTTGATATTGATATATGTGGTCTAGAAGGACAAGAGATTCACCAGAGTAACATCGGATGGTCCCCTGTTTATGTTGAGTCTAACCTTGGGGTTATGTCAATTGGTTTCATGCTTCCCAACCCTGATGAAGCTGTCATATGGAGAGGTCCCCGCAAGAATGGTCTAATTAAGCAATTCCTCAAAGAAGTTTATTGGGGAGAGCTTGATTTTCTTGTGGTTGATGCTCCACCTGGGACCTCAGATGAGCATATTTCAATTGTTCAATTCCTACAAGCAACTGGAATAGATGGTGCAGTTATCGTCACAACCCCACAGCAGGTATCACTGATAGGTGTGAGGAAAGAAGTTAGTTTTTGCAAGAAAGTTGGGGTGGAGGTTCTTGGTGTTGTTGAGAACATGAGTGGTCTTTCCCAACCACTCACAGAGTTCAAATTCATGAGAATGACAGAGGCCGGTGAGCAAAAAGACATGACCGAGTGGGCCATGGCTTATATGAGAGAAAAAGCCCCGCAAATGCTAAACTTGGTTACTTTTAGTGAAGTTTTTGATAGCAGTGGTGGAGGTGCGGCAAAGATGTACGGTGATATGGGTGTCCCTTTTCTTGGGAAAGTACCACCTGATCCTCAGCTATGTAAAGCAGCTGAAGAAGGACGATCTTGCTTTTCAGATGACTAG